Proteins found in one Pyrus communis chromosome 15, drPyrComm1.1, whole genome shotgun sequence genomic segment:
- the LOC137717456 gene encoding uncharacterized protein, producing the protein MGFRFSSQGLVLIVVAVSLLAVCQAKTVVVGGSQGWRFGFNYTDWTLKNGPFYIKDTLVFKYSPPSNAGAHDVYLLPDLWSYITCDFRRAKLVAKATQGGGQGFKFVLNQWRPHYFACGQGAKRSHCKQGLMKFFAVPWPHWQL; encoded by the exons aTGGGTTTCCGTTTCTCTTCGCAAGGGCTTGTTTTGATTGTCGTAGCTGTCTCTTTGTTGGCTGTTTGCCAAGCCAAAACTGTCGTTGTAGGAGGCTCTCAAGGTTGGCGTTTCGGCTTCAACTACACTGACTGGACTCTCAAAAATGGCCCATTTTACATCAAGGACACGCTGG TTTTCAAGTACAGTCCACCAAGCAACGCCGGCGCTCATGACGTGTACTTGCTGCCGGACCTGTGGAGCTACATAACATGTGATTTCCGTAGGGCAAAGCTGGTGGCAAAAGCTACGCAGGGAGGCGGCCAGGGGTTCAAGTTTGTGCTGAACCAGTGGCGGCCACACTACTTTGCTTGCGGTCAGGGAGCCAAAAGGTCTCACTGCAAACAGGGGTTGATGAAGTTCTTCGCCGTGCCATGGCCACACTGGCAGCTATAG
- the LOC137718118 gene encoding uncharacterized protein, with protein sequence MPTCFRQKGEAEHRAFASALASAKEATVVEFYSPKCRLCNSLLDSVVEGESRNSEWLNIVMADAENAKWLPERLLYVIRYVPCFVIVDKKGRAPAKTGIPSSRLHVIAGLSHLLNMKLPHKPNS encoded by the exons ATGCCCACATGCTTTCGGCAAAAG GGGGAGGCGGAGCACCGAGCATTTGCCTCGGCATTGGCAAGTGCGAAAGAGGCTACGGTGGTTGAGTTTTATTCACCCAAATGCAGGCTGTGCAATTCTTTGCTTGATTCTGTTGTGGAGGGTGAGAGTAGAAACTCGGAGTGGCTGAACATTGTCATGGCAGATGCAGAGAACGCGAAATGGCTTCCCGAG CGCCTCCTTTACGTCATCAGATATGTGCCTTGCTTTGTTATAGTGGACAAGAAGGGGAGGGCACCGGCAAAGACGGGGATTCCGAGCAGTCGACTGCACGTAATAGCAGGCCTCTCTCATCTTCTCAACATGAAGCTTCCTCACAAACCTAATAGCTAG